Proteins from a genomic interval of Quercus lobata isolate SW786 chromosome 11, ValleyOak3.0 Primary Assembly, whole genome shotgun sequence:
- the LOC115969185 gene encoding uncharacterized protein LOC115969185: MENYSFTSYPDSGESSPRSREIDFENPPPWDDQPHQNYKAKFMCSYGGKIHPRPHDNQLSYIGGETKILAVDRTVKFNSFISKLSVLCAGGADSEVSFKYQLPGEDLDALISVTNDDDLEHMMHEYDRLYRASAKPARMRLFLFQGPCQSGSGPETPKSDRERFVDALNSGPTEPPKAPTPNHVDFLFGLDKGVPPPPQVAVKFQDSVPEPVIPPVPEFPTRVVGSDPVMNPVEIQRQLQEFQRLQISEHEAAMYRRKSDENLVGPYAGDYYVHKVPEKAPPVTGPPNAGFWPEKQFSGGGFQTSAPEQQMYMIPTPGTVYHAAPMVRPATGPTTQGYYHNMQRVPNDVYREQPVYNMVPQQQHSQPPPPPPQQQQQLPQMSAPPQPVLPPQPPKMVAYTEGFGVMRPGGGGGMGAVEAGGGYAPMVTAAYDGAVGRQVYYTPYQGVGTAVSGDMRAAGALGQEGNKVVNKVSQASV; encoded by the coding sequence ATGGAAAACTACTCCTTCACTTCATACCCTGACTCCGGCGAATCCTCGCCGCGCTCACGAGAAATCGATTTCGAGAATCCGCCGCCATGGGACGATCAGCCTCACCAGAACTACAAAGCGAAGTTCATGTGTAGCTATGGCGGCAAGATCCACCCTCGTCCTCACGACAATCAGCTGTCTTACATCGGCGGCGAGACTAAGATTCTCGCCGTCGATCGTACCGTCAAGTTCAACTCCTTCATTTCTAAGCTCTCCGTTCTCTGCGCCGGCGGCGCCGATTCTGAAGTGTCGTTCAAGTACCAGCTCCCCGGTGAAGACCTCGATGCTTTGATTTCTGTCACCAACGACGATGACCTTGAGCACATGATGCACGAGTACGACCGTCTCTACCGTGCTTCTGCTAAGCCCGCGCGAATGAGGCTTTTTCTGTTTCAGGGTCCGTGTCAGTCGGGTTCCGGACCCGAAACTCCGAAATCGGACCGTGAACGCTTCGTGGACGCTTTGAATTCGGGTCCGACTGAGCCTCCGAAGGCTCCGACGCCGAACCACGTCGATTTTTTGTTCGGTTTGGACAAAGGAGTCCCTCCGCCGCCACAAGTGGCTGTGAAGTTCCAAGATTCTGTTCCGGAACCCGTGATCCCGCCGGTTCCTGAATTTCCCACCCGTGTCGTCGGGTCGGATCCGGTTATGAACCCGGTTGAGATCCAGAGGCAATTGCAGGAATTCCAGAGGTTACAAATCAGTGAACACGAAGCGGCTATGTACAGAAGAAAAAGCGATGAAAACCTCGTCGGACCTTACGCCGGAGATTACTACGTTCACAAGGTACCGGAAAAAGCTCCTCCGGTAACTGGACCTCCAAACGCAGGGTTTTGGCCAGAAAAACAATTCTCCGGTGGCGGTTTCCAAACGAGTGCACCGGAACAACAGATGTACATGATTCCAACTCCTGGTACAGTCTACCATGCTGCACCAATGGTCCGACCGGCAACCGGACCAACCACTCAAGGGTACTACCACAACATGCAGCGTGTTCCCAACGACGTTTACCGGGAGCAGCCGGTTTATAATATGGTCCCACAACAACAACACTCCcagccgccgccgccgccgccgcagcagcagcagcagctgcCACAGATGTCAGCTCCACCACAACCCGTTTTGCCGCCACAGCCGCCGAAAATGGTGGCTTACACGGAGGGGTTCGGAGTCATGCGACCGGGTGGCGGTGGTGGAATGGGGGCCGTGGAAGCGGGTGGAGGCTACGCGCCGATGGTGACGGCGGCATACGACGGTGCGGTGGGGAGGCAAGTTTATTATACGCCGTATCAGGGTGTCGGCACGGCGGTTAGTGGTGATATGAGGGCAGCTGGGGCGTTGGGTCAAGAGGGTAATAAGGTAGTTAACAAGGTTTCACAAGCATCTGTGTGA